The following DNA comes from Peribacillus sp. FSL E2-0218.
CTTGATCTGTTTAATGGAGAAATCATCGCCTTTAATATGGAATCTCGGCCTGTTTATCCACTCGTTTCTAAAATGCTGGATAAAGCTTTTGACCGCTTGGAATCGAAAGATTCACCCATTCTTCATTCAGATCAGGGCTGGCATTACCAAATGAAACAATACTCTCATAAATTGAAAAGACATAACATTACACAAATCATGTCCCGTAAGGGAAATTGTCTCGATAATGCGGTCATTGAAAACTTCTTTGGCCTATTAAAATCCGAGTTACTCTATCTTCAAGAATTTGAAAGCATGGTGCATTTCAAACAAGAGCTAGAAGAATATATCCATTACTACAATCATCAACGAATCAAGGTAAAATTAAAGGGGATGAGCCCAGTAGATTACCGGGTTCATGCCCTCAAGGCTGGCTAATTAAATAACGTGTCTAACTTTTTGGGTTCACTTCAATAAAGTGGTCTTTTTTTTGTGTGAAAACAACATTAATGATTATTTATATGTAAATTCTAACATGAATTTTTTTATTCACAGGATTCATCTGCTTTTTTTATCTCACCTTTATCCAGTATAATCCTCCCGTTTCAGTTTCGATGTAAAATGCAAATCCTTCCATACAGGTCTAACTTTCCTTAACTAATTCCGTAATGTCATTTTACTCGTTATAAAGAATAAATCCTAAGGTGAATCCTCAAACTCTATAGAAAGGAAAAAGTACTTGTGAGGTGATTAGAAGTGTGGTATACACGTACATAACCAAGTCCTTACTCGTTTTGAGTAGGACCTATTTTTTCTTGAAGCTCTGTAAATGTGATGTTGAATTTCTTGATAAACTAAAGAGGCAGGTTGCTTTAAGGCAGATTACAAATAAAGTCGTTTAAGAAGGCACTTGACAGCTACTATTGAAAAATTATACCTTAATTTTAGTCACTACATATATAGTTACTAAAATTAAGGTTCAGGAGGTGAGGTCTGGAATGAATAAAACCTTAGATAAATATCAACAGAATGCAAAAACAAAAATAGGAAGCAGTATATATCTATATGCTTCTATAGTTGCCGTGCTTTTATGGAGTACGTCGTTTGTTGCTACCAAAATAGCATATACTTCTTTTACACCACTTACACTAGGTGCAGCTCGTTTTGTTATTGCTGCTGTTATTTTAGGTATAATTCTTTTATGTAAAAAAGATAAAACAAAGCCACCTATTAAAGATATAGGGTTAATGTCTGTTAGTGGGGTTTTAGGTACTACTATTTACTTTGGTTTGGAAAACATAGGAGTTGAAATAACTACAGCATCTAATGCTGCAATTATTGTAGCATCTTATCCTGCTATAACAGCGCTAATAGAGTTTCTTTTTTATAGAATAAAAATCCCTTGGATAAAGGGCCTTGGAATAGCAATAGCCATGTTTGGTGTTTTCCAAATATCGTACAACCCTCAAAGTCAAGAAGGCGAACAACAACTAATTGGGAATATCATATTAATTGTTGCAGGTTTTGTTTTTGCTTTTTATAACTTTACAACCCGTAAAGTCGTAAAAAAATATTCCATGATTACTATTTCTTTTTATCAAACTGTAGCAGGAGCGATTACTTTTATTCCACTAGCTTTTATAGAGAAATCTAGTTGGAAGATACCAAGTATGGAATCCTTTCTAATGTTGCTATATTTAGGGATATTCTGTTCGGTTATAGCATTCTTATTATATAACTATGGATTACGCAAATTATCTTCTAGTTCTGCCGTTACCTTAATGAACCTCGTGCCTATTTTTGGTGTGCTATTTTCAGTAATCATTCTTCATGAAGTTGTGCGAATAAGTCAAGTTATTGGTGGAATAATTGTAATACTAGGTGTGGTTTTAAGTGTCAGAGAAACAAATCAAAGTCAGACTGGGAGCAATAGAAATTGAATTTCAAAAAGAAAATAGTTGTTATTCTTCTATAATCTACCTGCCTGGCCATGTTACCATCAAAATAATGCAGCCCAGAATGGTTCATTTACTAATAGTTTGTGAAATATTGCCTTTAAACTAAGGGTGCGTTAGTTCCATAAGGCAGATCAACAATAAGCTTTAACAAAGCATTTGTTTTAAAACTTAGACTTAACCTTCTTAACTATCTCAGGAATAGCAACTACTTCGCTATAAATCACCTGATCAATTAGACATACCGCATAACTACTTTTATTTTTACTGGAGGTTACCAAATTCACCTTTTATTAAGGGTATGACTTTTAATCTATTAGTTCTAATTAAGCGGAATCGTGTGGTAAGCCTAGGGTGTTCTATTGCTAACAAAGTTTTTTTAACTGAGTTTTTTTAGACGTCTATCAAATGATAGGCGTTTTAATATACCGTTTTCCATTATTACACGTGTAAACTTCTGGTTGGTTACGCGATCAGGTATTTATTTAGGGGGGGGGAGGTAAAAGAATTCAAGGATCGGGTACGATAAGTTATTAGATGAAAAATGGCTGCGTTATGAATGCTATTACGTAGGTGGGAAGTTTGAGTTATAATACGTTATTATAGGATAGTAAGAGAGCTTCTTGATTGAAATACAAAAAAAGGATGGGTGAGTAAGAATGGCAATAGTTGATGTAACGGTTATTCCTGTCGGTACACAAACTCCAAGTGTGAGCAGTTATGTGGCAGATATACAAAGAGTATTAAAGCAATATGAAAATAAGGGAGAGATTCGATTTCAACTGACCCCCATGAATACGATCATTGAAGGCGAACTGCCAAAGTTATTTGAAGTGATTCAAGCGATGCACGAAGTACCTTTTGAAAAAGGTCTTGCTAGAGTTTGTACGAATATCCGTATCGATGACCGTCGTGATAAACAACGCAAGATGGAAGACAAAGTAAAGCGAGTGGAGGGCATGCTTGAAGAATAAAAGCTGCTGTAAGTATTGGGGATAACAGTTACAGGTTATGAACAAAGCACTTAGGATAAGGCTTCAAAGGACTAAAGGAACTGGGAACTGAAAGAAAGAGTTTCAAATCTCTCCTGTTAGCATTTTACATAAAAAAGCGGTGGAAGTTTAATCCTTAAACTTCCACCGCTTTTTTTCGGCTTTTTGAATGTCTACCATGTTGATATTCCTTGAACCATGCGGGAAGAACCGCCTTCAATTGCTGTTGCGGTTAGTATACCCGTGTATATCTATATTTTCATTTCCAGAGTTAAACCATAATATTACGCCATTTGAAAATTAGATAGAAATGTTATAAACCTTGTTCCTATATCAAATGAAGTCTCCATACCGCCTTGATTCTCTAAACCTATAAACGTTCTCCGAATAGTTCTATTTCTTCATTTGGGTGAAAGAGAGTAAATCCTTTTGAACAAAACACGAACCTTTTATTTACCTCGAACCCTGCTTTATTTAGTATTTCAAGTGTTGCATGGGAATCCGTTCCTGCGTACCCGCAACTACATCCGGAGAGGTGAAGTTCATTCCCCTTTTTGTCGATAAGGATGAGACCGCTATCGATTTCTTTTGACATTTTTGCTATTTTAAAACGGTCAAATTGATCGTTAACTGCCTCGAACAACGAAATGCTTTTATTGTTTACGCCACGGTCTTCACCGTGATTTTTTATGACTAAAACCTCTCGCTCATATGGTTTCTTGTATAGATGGTACTTTTGGTAAGTGATGTCTTTTATTTTACATATAATGGGCGTAATATGCTGTTTTCCATTTGTAGATTGATTAAACATTGCACCACTCCTAAACAGTTATTTCAATTAGTTTATTAGGAGAAAAAGAGAATAGTACAAAGAATTTATCGGATATAAATGTAAACCAGAAAAGCTAGGTATAGTGAATGGTTGTAAGATTGGATCGCCTGCACTAATCCGGACAGGATTTTTAGGACAGAAACATGAATAAGCCATTCTGCTTTATAGTTGTAAGTCGGAAATCCATATCTTCGGCTTTAAGCGAAAAGTGCTAGAATTGATTCGATTTATTTATAAAATGTATGGTGAAATATATTGGTGCCATATAAAAAGCGGGTAGCTAAAAGCTTGATCACTCGGTTAATATTCAGAAATTTTAAAAAAATATATTGACTTATATCAACTATGTCATTTACATTATATGTATATCAAGCGCTTTACCAATTAATAGAAATGAGGTGGACGGTCAATTAAAGGTTCTACCATGCGTTTCGCTTGTCATTGAAAGCGCTTCATAGGTCATTGTTTTCTGGATTTTTTATACAGATAGAGGATGGGAGAGGTACTCATGAAAGTGAAAAAGTATAAAAAGGTGGCAGCTTATTCATTACTTGCAAGCTCTCTTTTGTTAAGTTCAGCGTGTTCAAATGAAAGCGCTTCCTCGGGTGGCAAGGGTGAAAGCAAAGATGAAATTAGTATTACATACCGTTCTGGAGGTGGCACCAATAAAGGTTTGACAGATTGGCTGGAGAAGGAAGTCATTCCGGAATTCAAAAAAGAGCATCCGGGTTCAACCATTAAGCTTGCTCCCTTAAATGTTTCAGAGGGGGATTATTTCGCCAAGATTGCCCTGATGCTGAAATCGAAAAATACCGCACCAGACCTTGTTGCGGAAGATACGTTCATGGTCAATTCTGATGCAAGTGCTGGGTATCTGGAGTCGCTTGATGATAAGGTGAAGGCCTGGGATGACTGGGGGAACTTCACGGAAAATGTGAAGAAGGGTGTCATTGCGCAAGATGGCAAAGTGTATGGAGTACCTTATAACACGGATTCACGGGGAATTTGGTATAACAAAGATCTATTCGAAAAGGCAGGCCTGCCTGTCCCGTGGGAACCGGAAAGCTGGGAGGATATTCTTCAAGCTGCCAAAACAATTAAAGAAAAATCACCCTCTGATGTCATTCCGATTTGGATGAATTCCGGAAAAGCTACAGGGGAAGCGACATCGATGCAAACTTTTGAAATGCTCCTTTATGGTACGAAAACACCTCTATATGATTTAGACGAAAAGAAATGGATCGTGAAAAGCGAAGGACTTGTTGATTCGTTCAAGTTCATTGATACCGTGTACGAAGAAAAGCTCGGCCCAAATCTTTCACAGGTGTTAAATGGACAGGGAGGCAGTATCGCCTATCAACAATTAATGCCGAAAGGTAAGCTCGCCATGGGGATTGACGGATTTTGGCAATCGGGTACATGGGGAGAAAACGGTGCTGCTCCTTGGGCAGAAGCGGTTGATACTTTAGGGTTCGCGCCAATGCCAACAGAAAATGGTGATGGTGCAGGCACTGTTACGATGTCTGGAGGTTGGGCCTTCTCCATTCCGAAAAATTCAGGCAGTAAGGATTTGGCATGGGAATTCATTAAATTCGCATCCAGCAAAGAAAAGAATCTCTCACTACAATTAAAAGACCGCAATTTAACCCCGCGAGATGATGTAGCACAAGATCCGGATTATCAAAAGATCCCGATGTTCGATGAAGCAACCGCACTGTTAAAAAATGCTCAGTTTCGTCCTGCTGTCGATAAGTACCCAAATGTCTCAACCCAAATTCAATCTCTTGTTGAGGATGTCGTAACGAACAAGCTTACTCCAGAACAGGCAGCAGCTCAGTATCAAAAAAATGTAACGGGCATTGTCGGTAAAGAAAACGTGATGGAAAAATAAAGAAAATCATGGGTTCCTCCCTGTCCAAGCAGGGAGGAACCATGATTTATATGTACAGGAATGGGGTGTGGAATGAATACTAATCCGGTTGAGTCACATGGAATTCGAATCAAGGAGGAACGGAAAAAAGATTATACATTATTACGTTCCATTCTGTTTTTACTGCCAACATGGATCATATTGCTTATCTTTTTTGTCGGCCCTATTTTATTAACATTCTACTTTGCTTTCACGAATCTCTCGTTAACCGGAACGGAAGCGCAAAGCCTGGAGTTCACTGGATTCCAAAATTTTCTCACGATGTTCCAGGATCCGAATTTTCGTATCAGCATGGTAAACACGATCGTATTCCTTTTATTCTCAGCCGTAATCGGCCAGCAGGTTCTTGGGTTTATCTTGGCTCTGCTAATGAAGGAGAAGAACACTTCCTTTAGGAGGATCATCGGCATCATCGTCATAGCCGGCTGGGTTACTCCAGAAATTGTCGTTGCATTTTGCTGGGTGGCTTTTTTAAGTGATAACGGAACGTTAAATATGATTCTGGGGAATATGGGCATGAAGCCTGTGACCTGGTTGTATAGCTTCCCGATGATCAGTGTAATCATCGCAAATATCTGGCATGGAACAGCATTTTCGATGCTGGTATACCAGGCTGCATTGGACGATGTTCCAAAAAGCGTGGAAGAAGCAGCCGTTATAGATGGTGCGTCACGTTTCCAAATGTTACGGAAAATTGTCCTGCCCATGATGAAAGGGTCCATCGTCACAAATATGATCCTCGTCACCTTACAAACATTGGGCGTCTTCACGTTGATATTTGCCATGACAGGCGGAGGTCCGGGAGCATCGACGCAGACCCTTCCGATATTCATGTATAACCAGGCATTTGTTAACTATCAACTTGGATACGGAACAGCCATTTCCCTCATATTACTTTTGATAGGGATTATTTCAAGCACGATTTATATCAGGTATATGAAGGTCGAAATATAGGGGGTGAGTTGAGTGAATCGTTTCAAACTCGAGAAAATCGTTCCATATGTCATTTTAACTTTGATAGGGATATTATTTCTATTACCCCTTTTGTGGGTGTTGGTAGCTTCTGTTGATCCAAATGCGCAACAGGCCTTAAAGACCCCGGATAGCCTGACAACATCGAATTTTACAACCATATTAAAAGATGGTGCCATTCTTCGTTCCTTTGCGATTGGATTATTCCTTTCTTTAGGTCAGGCAGTGCTTGTGGTCTTGTTTGCAGGGCTGGCAGCCTATCCGCTTTCCCGGTATGCTTTGAAATTCAAAAAACCGTTCATGTATACCATCTTATTCATGACATCTTTGCCAATCACAGCTGTAATGGTCCCTGTCTACCAACTATTCGTCTATATCGATTTGCAGGATTCGCTCATCGGAACTGTCTTGTTTCTGACGGCTTCCGGTTTGCCGTATGCGATCTGGATGATGAAGAACTTCATGGATGCCGTCCCGCTTGAATTGGAGGAATCGGCTTGGATTGACGGGGCATCCGTATGGGCAGGGTTACGGAGGGTCGTGGCCCCATTAATGATTCCTGGCATATGCACGGTTGCCATTTTTACGTTTTCAGGAAGCTGGGGTAACTTTTTCGTACCTTACATCTTGATCCAGACTCCGGAAAAATTTCCTGCCTCGGTAACGATATTCCAGTTTTTCGGCAATTACGGTATGGTTGAATATGGGAAACTTGCAGCTTTTTCATTGATCTATACAATGCCCGCTGTCGTCCTTTACATCTTTTCACAGCGTTTTATGTCCCAAGGCTTCAGCCTTGGCGGTGCAACGAAAGGTTAAAAATCTCGAGGGAAAAGGAGTGTTTCATTGAATGTTTTGGAATATAGAGAAGTTAGAAAAGCGGATAAAGGAATTACAGCCGTATCGATATCAGGCCGTCAAGCCAGTCGTGTCGTTTGAAGCACAGATTGACGAAGAGGGAGCGATTGCGCAGGGGCCACCTGAAGGAGGCTCATGGGAAACAATGAATGTACGGGATAGATGGGAAGGACGTGACAAATACATATGGCTTAAGGCAGCTGTACCCATTCCATCCAACTGGGACAAACAAAGAATTGTCGGTGTGTTTGATTTTGGAAATACCGGAGGCGGTGGCAATTCCGGGTTTGAGTCGCTTTTGTACTTGAACGGCCAACCGTATCAAGGGGTTGATATGAACCATCAGGAAGTGTTTTTGGATGGGGAACTTGCCGGAAGCACCGTCGACTTTTGTTTCAGGCTCTGGTCCGGACTTGAAGGCGGAGGGGTGCAGACGATCCAGGAGCATCAGTTGAAGGTCGCTTATGTTGCGTGTCTGGACGAACGCGCCGACGATTTATACTATACCGCAAGAGCAGCATTGGATACAATAAAATATCTTGAAGAAAACCAGCCTGAAAGACAAACTCTATTGAAGGGTTTGGACAGGGCGTTCCTTTTGATCGACTGGTCAAATCCCGGTTCAGGAAGCTTTTATGACTCGGTTTATCAAGCGCAAGCCGTCTTAAATGCGGAAATTGAAAAGATCCCAAAAAATTATCCCGTTACCGTCACTTCCATCGGCCATACCCACATTGATGTCGCATGGCTTTGGCGCCTAAAGCATACTCGTGAGAAAGCGGCAAGGTCATTTTCAACTGTGTTGCGTTTAATGGAACAATACCCAGATTACACCTTTTTGCAGACACAGCCGCAATTATATGAATATATTAAAAATGATTACCCGCAAATCTATGAGCAAATCGAAAAAAGGGTCCAGGAAGGGCGTTGGGAAACGGAAGGTGGAATGTGGCTGGAAGCGGATTGCAACCTGACAAGTGGTGAATCGCTTGTCCGCCAGCTGCTACTCGGGACAAAATTCTTCCAAGAGAATTTTGGGAAGGAATGTGAATATCTATGGCTGCCGGATGTCTTCGGATACAGCTGGGCACTGCCACAAATATTGGTTAAATCAGGAATCAAGACCTTCATGACCACTAAAATCAGTTGGAGCCAGTTCAATAAAATGCCTCATGACACCTTCAAGTGGAGGGGAATCGACGGAACGGAAATCTTAACCCATTTCGTCACGACCCCGGAAGACGAATACTGGTTCTACACATATAACGGCCGCCTCACTCCGCGCACGGTGAAAGGAATTTGGGAGGCTTATCGGGATAAAGCCGTCAATCAGGAATTATTGCTTTCCTATGGATACGGGGACGGCGGAGGCGGTGTTAATCGGGAGATGCTTGAGATGCGCAGGCGCTTGGATAAAATGCCAGGTTTGCCGGCAGTGAAAACGGGAAGGGCCGATGAGTTTTTCAATCGCCTTCATGAGACGATAGATAATACGGATCAGTATGTCCATACATGGGACGGAGAGTTGTACCTGGAATACCACCGTGGAACGTATACGAGCCAAGCTTATAATAAAAGGATGAACCGCAAGATGGAATTGCTCCTACGGGAAACGGAATGGCTTCACTCCTTGAACAGTGTGCTTGAAGGAACATGGTCTTCTTATCCGTCAGAAGATCTGGAGGAAAGCTGGAAGATCGTGCTGCGCAATCAGTTCCATGACATCATCCCTGGATCTTCCATCCGGGAAGTCTATGAAGATAGTAAACTGGAATATGCAGAGGCACATCAATTGGCGGCTAATGCCTGGGACCATGCATCCCGTTCGTTGGCAAAAGGGAGTGATCAGCAATTATTTACCATTTTCAATTCCTCTTCATGGATCCGAAATGATATCATTACTATTAAGACCGATTTTCATGCAGAAGGTGTCTGGACCGATGAGACAGGTAAAATTCTCGATTCCCAAAACACAGCAGATGGTGAATGGCTCGTAAACGTTGAAAAAGTGCCTTCGCTAGGCAAGAGCACGATCCGTTATGAGAAAGCGGAAAGTATATCGAAATCGGCATTTGATGTGTCGACTAATCACATTTCGACTCCTTATTATGAGATAAGCTGGAATGAAAACGGGCAGCTTACGAGAGTTTTTGATCGAAAGCACCAGCGAGATGTTTTAGCACCGAATTCTCTTGCGAATGTACTCCAGGTATTTGAGGACAAGCCCATGCAGTATGACGCCTGGGATATCGATATTTTTTACCAAGAAAAGATGAAAGAGGTAAGCAATTTAATAGGAAGCAATGTAGTCGAAAACGGACCCATACGTTGCGTAATCGAGTTTGAATGGGGTTTTGGAAAGTCAACGATTACACAAAAGATGATAACGTATGCCAAGAACCCGCGCATCGATTTTAAAACGAACATCGACTGGCGTGAAAAGGATCAGTTGTTAAAAACGGCATTCCCTGTAGACATCCGTGCTACGGAGGCTACTTATGACATCCAGTATGGAAATGTCAAGCGGCCTACTCATTGGAATACAAGCTGGGATTACGCTCGGTTCGAAACCGTCGCACATCAGTGGGCTGACCTATCGGAAAGTGGCTATGGCATAAGCATCCTGAATGATTGCAAATACGGACATGACATTAAGGACAATGTGATGAGGCTGACCTTGTTAAAATCGGCCACATACCCAGATACCGAAGCTGATCAGGGAGAGCATCTATTCACCTATTCGTTGCTACCGCATAAAGGGAGCTGGTATGAAGGGGGAACGGTCCAGGAAGCGTGGGCATTGAATAATCCGCTCTTATACATGGAGGGACAATCCCAAAAGCTGTCCATGTTTTCGCTTAATGCTGAGAATGTAATGATCGATGCCGTGAAAAAAGGGAAAAATATTGATGAAGTAATTATCCGCCTGCATGAGTTTGCAGGAGCAAGAGGAGTTGTGGAGGTAAGAAGTGAATTAGATATCATTTCATGGCAGGAATGCAACCTAATGGAAAAAAGTATAGAGGATAAGCGGGAAGATCAGACATTGGCCTTTGACATCAAACCGTATGAGATTAAGACATTCGTAGTCCAACTGAAAAGTTAACCACATGCCAATTAGGGGATTTTCCCCTTCTTGGCTATGAATATATCGTTTGGGGTGGTTACAATAACAGCTTTATATGAGAAAGTATATCAATCATTGAAGAAAGATATCAAAGAGGGGAAATATAAGCCGGGCGATCGCATCCCTTCCGAGAAAGAACTCTCGGACATCTTCGAGATCAGCCGGATCACAAGCAAGAGGGCCTTGGGCAAATTGGTAGAGGATGGGGTTGTCTACCGCACACAAGGGAAGGGTACTTTCGTGTCTGAAGCGGGCAGTAATAAAACCAATTTGGCTCACGTTCGAAAGCCCTTGTTCGGTCTCATCATGACAACCTTTGATGACAGCCATAGTTTTAGGCTCATTTCAGGCATAGAATCAGCTTCGGATGAGAAATGCATGGTCATTTTAAAACAGACCTTCGGCTCGGCTGAAAAAGAGGAAAATATAATCAAGGAGTTGCTTGATTTCGGCGTTGATGGACTGATCATCTATCCTGCCCAGGCTGAGCACTACAGTTCGGAAATCCTCAAAATGGTCGTGGACCAATTTCCGCTCGTCCTAATCGACCGTTCGTTCAAAGGGGTTGCCGCAACTGCCATATCGACTGATAACGTACAGGCTGCCAAACTCGGCATGGAACATCTTTTTGATTTAGGTCATGAACACATCGGTGTCTTATCTCCAACAACAATCGCGACGACGACGATTGAAGATCGATTCGCTGGGATCGTCCAGGCCTTTTCTGAACGGAATGTTCGGGTTAATCGTGAATTATGGTTTACCGAAATAAAGAGTACACTTCCCACCCCTGAAGCAACCTGTGAACAAGACATTGAATTGATCAAAACCTACCTTAAGGCACATACCGATATCACTGCCCTGTTTACGATCGAATATAACATTGCGAAGCTTGCACAAAAAGCTATTGAACAAATGGGCCTTCGCATACCTGAAGATATCTCGATCCTATGCTTCGATGAGCCGGAAAATAATTGGGACAGTTTGACTTTCACACACCTGCAACAGAAAGCAAAAACGATTGGTGAAACGGCGGTCAGAAGGTTATTGGAAATGATAAACGGGGACTGTTCCATTGAAAAGGTGGAATTCCCGGCATGTTTGGTCAAAGGGAATTCCACATGTCAGTCAGTGAAGAAACATCCACTGTCCAAATGATGGAGGGTTCTATTATTCAGTCCCAATTGCTGGATCATTGTTCGCCATTGCAGTTTAGTGAAAAGGTCGTCAAATAATAAATGATTCCTGCAAGGATTCAGGCTGGATGATAAGTGCACGAATTGTTCATGATCATGAAAGAAAAATCTTGGTTAACCATACAAAGCACTTAGCACTCATACACTCCGTCAGCTGAACGACGGGGGGATTTTGCTTAAAGTATTTCAACCCATAGAGGAGGCATAATCATGGTTTATGTAGCAGATCAAAGCAGGTACGAAACGATGAAGTACAATAGAAGCGGACAGTCAGGCCTAAAGCTTCCAGCCATTTCGTTGGGGTTATGGCATAATTTTGGAGGGGTGGATATTGAGGAGAATGGCCGCGCCATGCTGAGGAGGGCATTTGATTTAGGGATTACCCACTTCGACCTTGCCAATAATTATGGACCTCCTGCAGGCTCGGCAGAAGATTTGTTCGGCCGGATATTAAAACAGGATTTTGCCCCATACAGAGATGAAATGATCATTTCCACGAAAGCGGGTTATCATATGTGGCCCGGCCCATATGGGGATTGGGGCTCCAAAAAATATTTGGTTTCAAGTCTCGACCAGAGCTTGAAACGCCTGGGACTTGATTATGTGGATATATTCTATTCACACCGTCCTGATCCAAACACACCACTTGAAGAGACGATGGGGGCTCTTGACCTTGTCGTCCGGCAGGGAAAAGCGTTATATGTAGGCATTTCCAATTATACTGCTGAACAAACGGCACAAGCGGTAGAAATCTTAAATGATCTAGGTACGCCTCTCCTCATTCATCAACCAAAATACTCCATGTTCAACCGGTGGATTGAAGATGGATTACAAAATGTTTTGCAGGAAAATGGGGTGGGATCCATAGCGTTCTGTCCATTAGCCCAAGGTCTGCTTACGAATAAATATCTTTCAGGTGTTCCGGTTGATTCAAGGGCAAGTAAGTCAACGGGAGCATTAAAGGAAAATGAAGTCACGCAAGAAGCGGTGAACCGTGTACGGAAATTGAAGGAAATCGCAGATGAGCGAGGCCAATCTTTGCCTCAATTGGCCCTGGCCTGGGTACTTCGTGAAGGAAGAGTCACCTCTGCCCTGATCGGGGCAAGTAAAGTGAGCCAAATAGAAGAGAATGTCAAGGCGTTGAATCATCTTACATTCACAGATGATGAGTTAGCCAGAATTGAACAAATCCTTTACTTGAATATTGATATGTACAATCCTATTGGAAAAGAATGAGTTTCAATGGCAGAAGAAGGGTATTGTCCAAATCTGGGAGAATCGAAACTAGGCTTCGAGGGGTACAGTGAATGGGCAACATGAAAAAAGCGCCGCTCGTTTTATATGGATGGTTAAGTATTCAGCTACACAAATTTTAAAAAAAGATAGTGTTTTGGCATGCTAAAGTAAGTGTCAATACAGAAAGCGTACAGAAACTTTGTAAGGTGAATAAGCAAAAAAGCGCGCCCAATAAATGTGAAACATTCACTGGGGGCGCTTTTTATTCTTGGCATCCTTACAGCAGAAATCCCCAATTATCAGGCTTGCAATACTTCAAATTAGAAGGCAGCTTTTAATACTGTAAAAACTTCAAAGCGTGTAGATATATGAGTTGTTCAATATACAAGGTGATTTCTCTACCTTTCTATAAGCGAAATTTTAAACTTATATAAATGAAAACGAATATTAAAACTATCTGAAAGGGATGAAAATATGGCGAAGAATAAAAAGAGAACGAAAGCCATGCAGATCGTTACAACGGCTGCTTTGTTGGGCAGTGGAAAATGGGGATGTTCCTATTCGAAGCATTACCAGAGCATTAAGGATTGAACGTCTTTCAGAATCACGTTTATCGCAGGAGAAACATTGAATTTTTGGAACTGGTATATGGAG
Coding sequences within:
- a CDS encoding alpha-mannosidase yields the protein MFWNIEKLEKRIKELQPYRYQAVKPVVSFEAQIDEEGAIAQGPPEGGSWETMNVRDRWEGRDKYIWLKAAVPIPSNWDKQRIVGVFDFGNTGGGGNSGFESLLYLNGQPYQGVDMNHQEVFLDGELAGSTVDFCFRLWSGLEGGGVQTIQEHQLKVAYVACLDERADDLYYTARAALDTIKYLEENQPERQTLLKGLDRAFLLIDWSNPGSGSFYDSVYQAQAVLNAEIEKIPKNYPVTVTSIGHTHIDVAWLWRLKHTREKAARSFSTVLRLMEQYPDYTFLQTQPQLYEYIKNDYPQIYEQIEKRVQEGRWETEGGMWLEADCNLTSGESLVRQLLLGTKFFQENFGKECEYLWLPDVFGYSWALPQILVKSGIKTFMTTKISWSQFNKMPHDTFKWRGIDGTEILTHFVTTPEDEYWFYTYNGRLTPRTVKGIWEAYRDKAVNQELLLSYGYGDGGGGVNREMLEMRRRLDKMPGLPAVKTGRADEFFNRLHETIDNTDQYVHTWDGELYLEYHRGTYTSQAYNKRMNRKMELLLRETEWLHSLNSVLEGTWSSYPSEDLEESWKIVLRNQFHDIIPGSSIREVYEDSKLEYAEAHQLAANAWDHASRSLAKGSDQQLFTIFNSSSWIRNDIITIKTDFHAEGVWTDETGKILDSQNTADGEWLVNVEKVPSLGKSTIRYEKAESISKSAFDVSTNHISTPYYEISWNENGQLTRVFDRKHQRDVLAPNSLANVLQVFEDKPMQYDAWDIDIFYQEKMKEVSNLIGSNVVENGPIRCVIEFEWGFGKSTITQKMITYAKNPRIDFKTNIDWREKDQLLKTAFPVDIRATEATYDIQYGNVKRPTHWNTSWDYARFETVAHQWADLSESGYGISILNDCKYGHDIKDNVMRLTLLKSATYPDTEADQGEHLFTYSLLPHKGSWYEGGTVQEAWALNNPLLYMEGQSQKLSMFSLNAENVMIDAVKKGKNIDEVIIRLHEFAGARGVVEVRSELDIISWQECNLMEKSIEDKREDQTLAFDIKPYEIKTFVVQLKS
- a CDS encoding GntR family transcriptional regulator; translated protein: MNISFGVVTITALYEKVYQSLKKDIKEGKYKPGDRIPSEKELSDIFEISRITSKRALGKLVEDGVVYRTQGKGTFVSEAGSNKTNLAHVRKPLFGLIMTTFDDSHSFRLISGIESASDEKCMVILKQTFGSAEKEENIIKELLDFGVDGLIIYPAQAEHYSSEILKMVVDQFPLVLIDRSFKGVAATAISTDNVQAAKLGMEHLFDLGHEHIGVLSPTTIATTTIEDRFAGIVQAFSERNVRVNRELWFTEIKSTLPTPEATCEQDIELIKTYLKAHTDITALFTIEYNIAKLAQKAIEQMGLRIPEDISILCFDEPENNWDSLTFTHLQQKAKTIGETAVRRLLEMINGDCSIEKVEFPACLVKGNSTCQSVKKHPLSK
- the mgrA gene encoding L-glyceraldehyde 3-phosphate reductase, with product MVYVADQSRYETMKYNRSGQSGLKLPAISLGLWHNFGGVDIEENGRAMLRRAFDLGITHFDLANNYGPPAGSAEDLFGRILKQDFAPYRDEMIISTKAGYHMWPGPYGDWGSKKYLVSSLDQSLKRLGLDYVDIFYSHRPDPNTPLEETMGALDLVVRQGKALYVGISNYTAEQTAQAVEILNDLGTPLLIHQPKYSMFNRWIEDGLQNVLQENGVGSIAFCPLAQGLLTNKYLSGVPVDSRASKSTGALKENEVTQEAVNRVRKLKEIADERGQSLPQLALAWVLREGRVTSALIGASKVSQIEENVKALNHLTFTDDELARIEQILYLNIDMYNPIGKE